From a region of the Pieris brassicae chromosome 13, ilPieBrab1.1, whole genome shotgun sequence genome:
- the LOC123717862 gene encoding uncharacterized protein LOC123717862 yields MRQLFEIFRNTIKNGNNENNVPILDPFKILQNELNIHHANMRLFANITNGVYSGLGDFQLKEIFFLKEELAIDLTLLFPKLIMESDNYEMKGYIFGLLLFGQGILRFEVKNLEIKSKVHLTLSENGIATLIGKFENPQFSVRKILSNTEFDGNIDCIINNIVKDVLAAYITRFNKYILYTFSETIKNYINIFLDRFDTWRIISSLR; encoded by the exons ATGCGCcaactatttgaaatattcaGAAATACTATCAAAAATGGAAACAATGAAAACAATGTGCCGATTTTGGACCCTTTCAagattttacaaaatgaaCTTAATATACATCATGCGAATATgag ATTGTTCGCCAATATAACTAATGGTGTTTATAGCGGTTTGGGAGATTTTCagctaaaagaaatattttttttaaaggaagaaCTCGCAATAGATTTAACATTACTTTTCCCAAAACTAATTATGGAGTCAG ACAATTATGAAATGAAAGGATATATTTTTGGCTTGCTTCTTTTTGGGCAGGGTATACTAAG GTTTGAGGTAAAAAACTTAGAAATAAAGAGTAAAgttcatttaacattatctGAAAATGGAATAGCGACGTTGATTGGGAAGTTTGAAAATCCACAGTTCAGCGTTCGAAAAATactt TCGAACACGGAATTCGATGGCAACATTGACTGTATAATTAACAACATCGTAAAGGACGTCCTAGCAGCATATATAACCagatttaacaaatatattctatacacATTTTCtgaaactattaaaaattatataaatatatttctcgaTAGATTCGACACTTGGAGAATTATATCTTCTTTacgataa